The sequence below is a genomic window from Flagellimonas marinaquae.
ATAAAACTACCTATTTTGGTTTTGCATCCATTGGCCTCAAATTTTGATGATTTGATCGCAAATCAATTGGAACCGAGCATCTATTCCATAAACATCCTGAACCAATTTCTGGACAGGGCAAAAGAAAAAAAACAAACGGATTATCCAATCCATATTAAATTCAATACCGGGCTGAACCGTTTAGGCTTTTCTGAAGCAGATGTTGATTCTATCGTAGAAAAGACCAAAGAGAACAGGTGCATAAAAATTAATTCTGTTTTTTCTCATTTGGTAGCCTCGGAAGATGTAAACGAACGAGTGTTCAGTTTAAAACAGATCAGCTCTTTCAAAAACATAAGCGATGCCATGACGGAAAAGTTGGGCTATGCCCCCATCCGCCATATGTTGAACACATCGGGAATCATCAATTATCCTGAAGCACAATTTGAGATGGTCCGTAGTGGAATTGGTCTTTATGGCTATGGCAATCAAGCAGAAGTGGATGCACAACTACAACCTGTGGCAACCTTAAAAACCATAATCTCTCAAATTCACGAAATTGGACTCGATCAATCCGTAGGCTATAATCGAGCATTTAAAGCAACCAGTGCGATTAAAAGTGCTACTTTGCCCATAGGGCATGCAGATGGTATTGGCCGTCAGTATGGAAAAGGCAAGGGATTTGTTACCATTAATGGGGAAAAGGCTCCTATAATCGGAAATGTGTGTATGGATATGATCATGGTAGATGTCACGAAAATTGACTGCCAAGAGGGAGATGAAGCCATAATTTTTGGTTCCGAAAAATCTGCTGAACAATTGGCCTCCATGGCCAACACGATTTCTTATGAAATTCTTACCGCTATTTCTCAAAGAGTAAAAAGAGAGGTCTTAAATCAATAATTTGTTTGTGTTTTTAACCAAATGGACGGCTTTTTTGCTTAATTTGTTTCTATATAACCAATACTTGACTATAAAATGGGATTTTTAAAAGAGTTTAAAGACTTTGCAATGAAAGGAAACCTGGTGGATATCGCCGTTGGTTTCGTTATGGGTGCTGCTTTTAAAGAAGTAGTGTCATCTTTTACCGGAGGAATTGTTTCTCCTTTGATCGGATTATTGTTCAACTCAGATTTCAACGATTTGAAATATGTGATCACTGAAGGCACACCAAATGATGCCGGAGAAATTGTAGGCGAAATTGCCGTATTGTACGGTTCGTTCTTAACCAATGTTATCGATTTTATTATCGTTGCATTTGTTATGTTCCTTATTGTAAAAGGCGTAAACAAAATGAAGAAAAAAGAGGAACCTGCGCCAGAAGCTCCGAAAGGACCGTCCCAAGAGGAACTCTTGGCCGAAATCCGCGATTTGTTGAAAAAATAAAAATCGTTGATGCTGAAAATAATTCAGCACTCCGCTACATCAAAATAACCTTTAAAAACCATCAATGTGTTTCGCTAATACATTGATGGTTGTTTTATTTATAACGTTTTGTTATTTTTTTATAAATGAAACTATATATGCTTGTTTAAACCGCTGACTGAATTACCTTTGCTACAAGAAATAGTTTTAAGATGAAAGTAGCAGTTGTTGGAGCCACCGGAATGGTAGGCGAAGTGATGTTGAAAGTATTGGAAGAGCGTAACTTCCCAATTTCAGAATTGTTGTTGGTTGCCTCGGAGCGTTCCGTTGGCAAAAAATTGACTTACAAAAACGAGGAGCATACCGTAATCGGCTTGGCAGATGCGGTAGCCGCTCGACCCGATATTGCCATTTTTTCGGCCGGTGGAGACACTTCGCTCGAATGGGCGCCCAAATTTGCAGAAGTCGGAACTACGGTTATCGATAACTCCTCAGCTTGGCGTATGGACCCCACCAAAAAATTGGTGGTACCAGAAATCAATGCCAGTGAATTGACCGCAGACGACAAAATCATAGCAAATCCCAACTGTTCCACCATTCAAATGGTGCTGGCTTTAGACCCTTTGCACAAAAAATACCAGATGAAACGTGTCGTAGTTTCCACCTATCAATCCGTTTCGGGAACAGGGGTCAAAGCTGTGGAACAAATGGAAAACGAAGCCGCGGGCATCGAAGGGGAAATGGCCTATCCCTACCCCATCAACCGAAACGCCTTGCCCCATTGCGACGTTTTCTTGGAAAACGGGTATACCAAAGAAGAGATGAAACTGGCTCGAGAGCCTCAAAAAATATTGGACGACCGCACCTTTTCCGTTACCGCGACTGCTGTACGTATTCCAACCGCTGGCGGGCACTCCGAATCCGTAAATGTAGAGTTTCACAACGACTTTGATTTGGCCGAAGTTCGAAAGCTCCTCAGTAAAACCCCCGGTATCGTAGTGCAGGACAATCCAGAAACAAACACTTACCCCATGCCTGTTTTTGCCAACGGGAAGGACGATGTTTTTGTTGGTAGAATTAGAAGGGACGAGACACAACCCAACACATTGAACATGTGGATCGTGGCGGACAACCTAAGAAAAGGGGCTGCAACCAATGCAGTGCAGATTGCGGAGTATTTGGTAAAGAACAATCTGGTTTCGAATACATCTGAACTAATTTCATAAATTTCGTTAAAGCATCGATTGCAGCCAATTGGTTTATGTCTTTTGTGGTATTTTTATCAGAATCAATCCGATAAAACATGAAAAACATTAGTCTGTTGGCTGCTTTGGTTTTGTTTGCAGCCTGCCAAGAAACTACAAAACAAAGAGAACCTATTACCGTGACCTACCCCACTACCAAAAAAGTTGATACCGTAGATAATTACTTCGGTACAGAAGTTCCCGACCCATATCGTTGGTTGGAGGATGATCGCAGCGAAGAAACCGAAGCATGGGTAAAACAGCAAAATGCCACGACTTTTGGTTATTTGGATAAAATTCCATTCCGCAAGGATCTTAAAAACCGACTGGAAAAACTTTGGAACTACGAAAAAGTAGGCTCCCCATTCAAAGAAGGAGATTATACCTATTACTACAAAAACAACGGTCTACAGAACCAATATGTGGTTTACCGTAAAAAAGACGATGGTAAAGAAGAGGTCTTTTTGGACCCTAACACTTTTTCCGAGGATGGTACTACATCTTTAATGGGCCTAAGTTTTACCAAAGACGGTTCCAAAGCCGCCTACCTTATTTCCGAAGGAGGGAGCGATTGGCGCAAGGGCATTGTGATCAATGCCGAATCCATGGAAATAGTTGAGGATACCTTGGTGGATATCAAGTTCAGTGGAATTTCGTGGAAAGGAAACGATGGTTTCTTTTACTCCAGCTACGACAAGCCCGAAGGAAGCGAGCTTTCAGCAAAAACGGACCAACACAAATTGTATTACCACAAATTGGGAACACCACAATCTGAAGATAAGATCATATTTGGTGGAACTGATGAGGAAAAACACCGTTACGTAGGCGGTTATGTTTCGGAAGATCAGAAGTATTTGTTCATTTCCGCTTCGGTATCAACATCGGGCAATAAATTGTTTCTGATGGACCTCTCCCAAGATAATCCTGAACTAGTGACTATTTTGGACGACACTGATTCCGATACTTATGTTATCGAAAACGAAGGGTCAAAACTCTATTTGGTAACCAACCGTGAGGCTCCCAACAAAAAGGTGGTCGTTGTAGATGCATCCAACCCTACTCCCGATAATTGGAAAGACCTTATCCCAGAAACAGAAAATGTTTTGACCGCAGGAACCGGAGGAGGATATTTCTTTACCGAATACATGGTAGACGCCATTTCCAAAGTACTCCAATACGATTATGACGGAAAATTAATCCGAGAAGTTGAGCTGCCAGGCGTAGGAAGCGCAGGTGGGTTTGGCGGCAAAAAGGAGGACAAGGAATTTTATTTCTCCTTTACCAATTACAATACACCTGGATCCACTTACAAATACAATGTGGAAACTGGGGAGTACGAGCAATATTGGAAGCCTCAGATTGATTTTGATCCGGACAACTACGAATCAAAACAAGTTTTCTACAACTCCAAGGACGGCACTAAAGTGCCTATGATCATTACCTATAAAAAAGGAACGGAACTTAACGGAAAAAACCCGACCATCCTATACGGCTATGGCGGTTTTAATGTGAGCCTTACACCCTCTTTCAGCATAGTAAATGCTGTTTGGATGGAGCAAGGCGGCGTGTATGCCGTTCCCAACCTAAGAGGAGGTGGGGAGTACGGCAAAAAATGGCACGATGCGGGCACCAAGCTTCAAAAACAGAATGTGTTCGATGACTTCATCGCCGCTGCCGAATATTTGATCGAAAACAAATACACCTCAAAAGAATATTTGGCCATCCGTGGAGGATCTAATGGTGGTCTTTTGGTGGGTGCAACCATGACCCAGCGACCCGATCTAATGCAAGTGGCTTTGCCTGCCGTAGGTGTAATGGACATGTTACGCTATCACACGTTTACTGCTGGTGCAGGATGGGCCTACGATTATGGAACTTCCGAGGATAACGAAGAAATGTTCAACTACATTAAAGGATATTCTCCCGTGCACAACGTAAAAGAAGGTACTGCCTACCCAGCTACTTTGGTCACTACAGGAGATCACGATGATCGCGTGGTTCCAGCGCACAGTTTTAAATTTGCTGCCGAATTACAGGAAAAACAAGCCGGAGACCAACCTACTTTGATCCGAATCGAGACCAATGCAGGACATGGAGCGGGCACCCCGGTAAGCAAGACCATTGAACAGTATGCCGACATCTTCGGGTTTACGCTGTTCAATATGGGATTTGATGAATTGCCCAACCAAGCAGTGCTCAAAGAGTTTAAAGATTGACATATTATAGGCTGTTCAGAAAGTAACTTAAAACGTCATTCTGAATTTATTTCAGAATCTTATACATTAAAAACAACATAATGTGAGAACCTGAAACAAGTTCAGGTTGACAAACATAGCTTCTGAACAGCTTTTTACACGTTTATGCTAAAAGTTCAAATAAATTCTTTCGGTTATAAAAACCGGGCCATTTTAAAGGATATTGCTTTTGACGTTGCTCCAGGGGAGCATGTGGCCTTAATGGGCGAAAGCGGCTCTGGAAAAAGCACCTTGCTGAAAATCATCTACGGGCTGCTCCATGTAGAAGAAGGCTCTGTTTTTTGGGGCGAAAAAGAAGCTCTTGGACCCAATTTTAATCTGGTTCCCGGAGAGCCATACATGAAATATTTGGCCCAAGATTTTGATTTGATGCCATTCATCTCCGTAGAAGAAAATATAGGTCAGTTCCTTTCTGTTTTTGAGCGGGAAACACACGAGGAAAGAATCAACGAATTGTTGGAGCTTATCGAAATGATGCCATATGCCAAGACCAAAGTAAAATTTCTCAGTGGAGGCCAACAGCAGCGTGTGGCACTTGCCCGGGTATTGGCGCAAGAACCAGAAGTCTTGCTTTTGGACGAACCTTTTGGCCATATCGATAACTTTAAGCGCAGTTCCCTTAGGAGAAATCTTTTTTTATACCTAAAAAAACAAGGCATTACCGTACTTACGGCAAGCCACGACCCCAGTGATGTACTTCCCTTCGCTGAGCGCACCCTTATCTTGGAAAACGGTACAATAATCGCCAATGAAAACACCAAAGACCTGTACAACAATCCACCCAATTATTACACAGCCTCTTTGTTCGGACAAGTGAACCAAGTGCCCATGAAGTTATTGAAATCTTATTCCGAAATCGATAAATCGGTGTTGGTCTATCCACACGAATTCAAATTTTCCGATTCTTCGGGCCTACAAGTGGAGGTAAGACAAAGTTTTTTTAGTGGCGGCCATTACCTGAATGAAGGAACAGCTATAGATGGAACCATCATTTTCTTCAACTCCGAGAAAAAACAGGAGGAAGGAACAACCATTTTTCTTAATGTATCTTTGAAGACCATTAACAAAAGGCTTCAGGTTGGACAAAAAACAAATTCATAGGGAACTTCAGTTCAAGGCCATGCGAAGCAGTGGTGCCGGTGGGCAACACGTAAACAAAGTTTCTTCGAAAGTGGAACTCACTTTTAATATTTCTACTTCGCAAGGACTATCCGATAGGGAAAAACAACGGATACTTCTTAAACTACAATCCCGACTTACCCAAGATAGCGCTTTAATTTTGCAATGCGACGAAGCTCGCAGTCAACACCGCAACAAAGACCTTGTAGTCAAACGTTTTTTCGACATTCTAAAAAATGCATTGATAATCCCTAAAAAGCGAAAAGCGACCAAACCCACCAAAACTTCTAAAGAAAAACGGTTAAAGTCCAAAAAGAAAACCGCAGAGAAAAAGATATCCCGTAAGCGTCCCGATTTGGGAAACTGATAATTTTTCAGTTATTAACTCACAGAATTACCAACCCTTCAAAAAAAACATCTGTGATAAATTGATATCATATCCATTTAATTTCCTCAATACAAATGCTTAAATTTCAAGCATATTAAACTAATTCATAAAATGATTTCTAAAACTAAAAGCTTAAAAACACTACTGTACTCCACCGTTTTGTTTTTGTTCTGTGCTGCATTTTCAATAGCCCAGAATGTTCCCAAACCAGAAGATGTATTTGGATTTAAATTAGGTGCCGATTATAAATTGGCTGATTATTCACAGATCGAAGATTACTTGATGAAGCTGGACAATGCTTCCAGCAGGGTAAAAATGCAAGAGATCGGTGAGACTGTTTTAGGTCGCAAAATGTATATTGTTTTTGTTTCCTCGGAAGAAAACTTGGCACAGTTGGATAAATGGAAGGATATCAGCACCAAATTGGCGCGCGTGCAAGTGGGCGAACAAGAAGCCGTAAAATTGTCCGAAGAAGGAAAAGCCATTGTTTGGGTGGATGGCGGTATCCACTCTACGGAACTGGCAGGTACACAAGTTACTCCGGAAATGGCATACACCTTGGCCACTTCCGAAACAGAGGAAATGAAAAAGATAAGGAATAATGTGATTACCATTATTATGCCCAATATGAACCCCGATGGTCTGGATATCGTCGCTGATTGGTACCGTAAAAACTTGGGGACACCTTACGAAACATCTCGCCCCCCGATTCTTTACCACTATTATATGGGGCACGACAATAACCGTGATTGGTTTATGAACAACCTACCGGAAACCTACAATGTTACCAAAATACTGTACAACGAGTGGTACCCGCAGATTGTTTTTAATCATCATCAGACTTCACCATCTTGGACCAAGATTTCCATTCCTCCCTATGCCGACCCAGTAAACCCAAGAATACATCCGGCAATTACATCAGGAGTAAGCGAAGTTGGTTCTGCCATGTCCAAACGTTTTTCTTTGGAAAATATGCCCGGAGCCATTGCCGATAACTTTTATACAATGTTCTGGAACGGTGGAGCACGTACCGTGCCCTATTACCATAATATGATCGGTATTTTGACCGAAACAGGGCATGCCTCCCCCACACCACGATATTACGACCCTGAGAAATTGCCCAAGACCGTAGCCGGAGGAACACCTACCGATGGCACCGACATTATGTACCCAGACCCATGGAAAGGTGGAGAGTCCCATTTTAGGGATGCTGTTGATTATATGTTGACCGCAACATGGGCTACTTTGGACCTTGCTGCCGACCGTAAGAGCAACTACCTGTACAACATCTACAAAATGGGTAAATCTTCTGTCGATAAAGGCAAAACAGAAGGTCTGTATGCTTACATTATCGGTAAAGAACAATGGGATTCCTTTGAGGCCGTAAATTTGGTAAATGTTTTGCTCAGAGGCGGAATCGAAGTCCAAAGAGCCACCAAGGATTTTACGGTGAACGGTGTAGAATACGAAAAAGGTTCTTACTTAATCTATACCGCACAGGCGTTTAGACCGTACTTGCTAGACCTCATGGAAAAGCAAAACTACCCCACCCGCTTTCAATATCCGGGCGGTCCTCCGGACACCCCTTATGATTTGGCAGGATGGACATTGCCCATGCAAATGGGAATTGAGGTCGCTAAAATAGAAAAGCCTTTTAAAGCACCTACCGAAAAAGTATCGGGCTTGGTTAACTATTACGAAGGTACCTTAAACCGAAATGGTTCCTTCGGATATGCACTTAACGTAAACACCAATGCCTCCGTAATCGCAACAAACAAAATACTAAAGGCAGGAGGTACGGCACACAAGAGCATGACCGAGTTCAAAGCGGGCAAGAAAACCTTTCCGGCAGGATCCTACATTGTTTCTGGAGATAAGGAATTGATGGAATCACTAGCAGATGAATTCGGATTGGAATTCACTGGACTGTCCGCAAAACCAGAAGTACAACTCAAAAAAATCCATTTGCCCAAAGTAGGTTTGTACAAGTCTTGGGTGGCCAATATGGATGAAGGTTGGACACGCTTTATCATGGACGAATATGAGTTTGATATGGATACCTTGCACGATGCCGACATAAAAACCAAGGATTTATCGCAGTATGATGCCATTATTATCCCATCGCAAAGAGCAAGCTCCATTTTGCACGGACACAATACAATGAGCATGCCCGAGAAATTCACGGGAGGAATTGGGCTTAAAGGAACATTGGCGTTGAGCAACTATGTTGAGGAAGGCGGAACCTTGATTGCTTTTGATGCCGCCAGTGATTTTGTGATAGAACAATTTGGTTTGCCATTGCGCGATGCCGTAAAAGGCGCCGACAACAACGATTTCTTTATTCCCGGCTCCTTGATCAAGGCCGGAGTGGATACTTCTCATCCGTTGGCCTTCGGTATGAAGGACACCGTTGCCGTTTCCTTTAACAGGAGCAGGGCCTTTACCATAAACAAACAGAGAAAAACGGGCGAAGGCGGAAAAGAGGACATTAAAGATGCCCCTGCCCCCGAAGTCGAAGTTATTGTTAACTATGCTGCAAAAGATCTGTTGATGAGCGGCTGGGCCATGGGCGAAGATCGCTATATAGCAAAAAAGCCGGCAATGGTAAAAGCCAAGTACGGAAAAGGTGCGGCCATCTTGTTTGCCTTCCGTCCGCAATTTAGGGCACAGCCACGCGGCACTTACAAATTGATTTTTAATGCGATTTATGAAGGTGCTTCAGAGTAGAAGAGCATCTTAATGTATAAAGGAAAACCGCATCAAATTGATGCGGTTTTTTTTCTTGTAAAGAATGTGAAACCTATCGTTCTGTATGGGTTTCAGATTGATGAAAATCCATGATATCCTCTCACTTAAACAAAATCGCCACGGCACCAATCGCGGTTACGATCAAAATAAAGCGTTTGTAATTTTTTTCGTTGATCTTCTTCACCAAAAAAACACCTAAGATCAAACCGCCTCCAATTGCCGGCAATAATCTCAAATTAATCAATAGGCTATCTGCCGAGATTGTTTTCCAAACAAAAACATGAAAAGGCAGTTTAAACAGGTTGGTAATAAAAAACAGCCATGCCGCCGTGCCCACAAATTCATTTTTTGGCAATCGCATGGCCAAAAAGAAAATATTGGTAAATGCTCCCGCCAAATTCCCAATCATGGTGCAAATCCCCGCCAAAACGCCCATGGAGCCGGAAAACAACCAATGGGTAGGGACCTTTTTGGACTTCCTGCGATCCCACCAGATCAGCATCCCCAAACTAATAAATATCACTACCACCATGCCCCATTTAAATTCGCGCTCTGGCAGATCTTTTCCAATAAATACCCCGGCCAAGATCCCCAAGATCATCCATGGAATAAATTTTATAATGTATTTCCATTGGGTATGCCGGTTGTAATAGACCACGGCAAAAACATCGCCCACGATCAACAAGGGAATAAAGAGCCCCGTAGATGCACGCGAACCGAAAGCCAATGCCATAAGGGTTACATTAAAAATGGACATCCCTTTAAGTCCGGCCTTGGAAACACCCATTAAAAAAGCCGCTGTAGCGGCCATGGCCCAAGCAGTAACAGATATATCGGAAAAAGCAGAGAGAAGCATGTAGCATTTTTAGAGGTACACAAAAGTAACCCAAAAAAGCTATCTTTAACTCCAGCCAAACCAAGCAAATGAAACTAGAACTTTTAGATTACATCATCATTTTTGGGTTTTTTGCCCTTGTTCTCTTTATTGGAATATACGTATCCAAAACATCTGGCAAAAACACGGCTGAGTACTTTTTATCGGGGCGCAGCATGCCTTGGTGGCTTTTAGGGTTCTCGATGGTGGCTACCACTTTCTCTACCGACACCCCCAACCTGGTAACGGATTTTGTACGGACGGACGGTGTATCCGGAAACTGGGGCTGGTGGGCCTTTTTACTTACCGGCCTGCTCACGGTTTTTGTATATGCCAAACTATGGAGAAAATCCAATGTCGCTACCGATATGGAGTTTTATGACCTTAGATATGGAGGAAAACCTGCTCATTTCTTAAGAGGGTTCCGGTCTTTATATCTTGGTGTGGTCTTTAATGTAATGGCCATGTCGGCCGTAACCTTGGCCGCTATCAAAATTGGGCAGGTAATGCTCGGTCTGGAACCTGTTGAAACCGTTCTTATCGGTGGCACCGTAACTGTGGTCTTTAGTGCCATTGGAGGGTTTAGAGGTGTGGTCTACACAGATTTCATTCTGTTTTTTGTTGCTATGGGCGGTGCCATTGGAGCCGCGGTATATTTGGTGAATATGCCAGAAGTTGGTGGGCTGGACAATATTTTGGCCAATACACAGGTACAGGAAAAAATGTCGATACTTCCCGATTTTTCGGATACCGATGCTTTGATAAGTTTATTGATCATACCCCTAGCGGTCCAATGGTGGAGTGCTTGGTACCCCGGCGGTGAACCTGGCGGAGGCGGTTATATTGCACAACGTATGCTGGCCGCAAAAAATGAAAACCATGCCATTGGAGCAACCTTTTTCTTCAACATTTTGCATTATGCCCTTAGACCCTGGCCATGGATATTGGTAGCATTGGCGTCTATTGTTGTATTTCCGGATTTGGAAAGTATCCGGCAAGCCTTTCCCGATGTGCCGGAAAACATCCTCAAAAATGATCTGGCCTACTCTGCCATGCTTACCATGCTGCCCACAGGACTATTGGGACTGGTATTGGCATCGTTGGGAGCGGCATATATGTCAACCATCTCCACCCACCTTAATTGGGGATCCTCTTATATTGTGAATGATTTTTACAAACAGCAGGTCAACAAAAAAGCTTCCGAAAAAGAGTTGGTTAATGTGGGACGGATTTCCACGGTCGTCCTGATGGTCCTGAGCAGTCTATTCGCTTTGGAACTTAGCAATGCGACCCAGCTATTCGATATAATCATTATGTTCGGGGCAGGTACTGGACTTATCTTTTTATTGAGATGGTTCTGGTGGCGAATAAATGCGTGGAGCGAAATAGTGGCAATGTTCTCATCCGGAATTATTTCAATAGTATTCTGGCAATATGAAGATGTCCTCTTTTTATCAGACGGGGCTCCTTTCCCCACATGGAGCAAATTTCCACTGGTTGTTCTTATTACCACTATTTTATGGTTAGCCACTACATTTTTGACCAAACCAGAAGAAAACAAAGTGCTCTACCGTTTCTACAAAACCACAAAACCTGGTGGCCCAGGATGGAAAAAGCTTCATGAAGAAGCTAAGGCCGAAGGCATTTCTTTGGATGATGAAAATGTGAAATGGAGCGTCCCATCCGGTGTTTTGGCCATGATCGTTGGTTGTATTTTGGTTTATGGTTGTCTTTTTGCTACCGGAAATTGGATCTACGGCAATTATCCTTTGGCCATGGGGCTCAGTATCTTGGTATTGGTAGCCACATTCATACTTTTGAGAATTTGGCGGGGAATGAAAAATGTATTCTAATCGACTTAGTCTCGCAGTTCCAATAACCTCGAAACATACTTTCCGACCACATCAAACTCCAAGTTTACGGTAGAACCTACTTTGTAGGCATGAAATCGGGTGTGTTCGTAAGTGTAGGGTATAATTGCGACACTAAAGCTGTTCTTCTGTGAGTTTACCACTGTTAAACTTACACCGTCCACGGTAATGGATCCTTTTTCTATGGTCACATTGTTTACATGGGGATTGTACTCAAAAGTGTAGATCCAGCTTCCGTCTTTTTGATCAATGGATTGGCAAACGGCCGTTTGATCTACGTGGCCCTGCACAATATGACCGTCCAATCGGGCGCCCAACACCATAGCTCGCTCTAAATTTACCTCATCGCCAACTTTTAACTCGCCCAAATTGGTTTTGCTCAAGGTTTCCTCGATTGCCGTTACGGTATAATTATCCCCGTCCAAGGACACTACGGTGAGGCAGACCCCATTGTGCGAAACGCTTTGGTCTATCTTCAACTCCGAGGTAATCTCGGCCCTAACGGTAATATGGAGATTTCCCCCATCTTTTTCTATCTTTTCAACCTTACCCAAAGTCTCAATGATCCCTGTGAACATGTGTATTATTAATTGACTAGTTTTGTAATGCAAAAGTAGCCATAACAGCGTTCATTTTATGAAGGAAAATCAAAAAATAAAGTTAGGGATCTCTATTGGGGACATTAATGGAATTGGGTGCGAAGTGGCACTAAAAACGTTTGAAGACCCTCGTATGTTGGACTTTTGTACGCCGGTATTCTTTGCGTCCAATAAAACTATTTCACAACAGATCAAAGATTTGGGCCTTAACATAAAATTCAATGGTGTTAGGGATGCCGATCAAGCACTGGAAGGCAAAATCAACATAGTAAATGTTTGGAAAGAGATGCCGAACATTGCCTATGGGGAGGCCACAAAGCAAGGGGGCGATTATGCCATACGCTCCCTACGAGCGGCCGTTGCTGCTTTGAAAGAGGATAAAATCGATGTGTTGGTAACGGCGCCCATCAACAAAAACAACATACAATCGGAGGACTTTAATTTCCCCGGCCATACGGACTTCCTTGCCCAAGAACTTAAAGGTGAAAGCTTAATGTTTATGGTAACCAACGAGTTGCGCGTTGGTTTGTTAACCGACCACATCGCCGTTAAAGATGTGGCCAAAACCATTACGCCTAAATTAATCCGTAACAAAATTGCCATTATGGAGAAATCCTTAAAAATGGATTTTGGGATTCGACGGCCCAAGATTGCAATGTTGGGAATCAATCCGCATTCCGGAGACAACGGGACCATAGGTGAAGAAGATGATAAAGTACTTAAGCCCACAATACAAGAACTTTTTAACAAAGGTACTTTGGTTTATGGCCCTTATTCCGCAGATAGCTTTTTTGGCTCCGATAACCATAAGGGGTTTGATGCCGTTTTGGCAGCCTATCACGACCAAGGTTTGATCCCTTTTAAGACGCTTTCCTTTGGAAAGGGAGTAAATTACACGGCCGGATTGGATAAGGTAAGGACTTCTCCCGACCATGGAACTGCCTATGAAATAGCAGGAAAAGGAATGGCCGACGAAAGCTCTTTTAAAGAGGCGGTATTTACTGGAATCCAAGTGTTTAAAAACAGGACCGAATACTTGGACTTGCACAAAAACCCGTTGCAAAAACAAAAAATGAAGCGTGGCAATTAAAAAGTTAGAAGCAATTTGGATATTTGTTGTTGTAAGAATTGCAGTTTTGTAAATTAGTAGTATCTTTGCACCCGCCTTT
It includes:
- a CDS encoding riboflavin synthase → MFTGIIETLGKVEKIEKDGGNLHITVRAEITSELKIDQSVSHNGVCLTVVSLDGDNYTVTAIEETLSKTNLGELKVGDEVNLERAMVLGARLDGHIVQGHVDQTAVCQSIDQKDGSWIYTFEYNPHVNNVTIEKGSITVDGVSLTVVNSQKNSFSVAIIPYTYEHTRFHAYKVGSTVNLEFDVVGKYVSRLLELRD
- a CDS encoding M14 family metallopeptidase, whose amino-acid sequence is MISKTKSLKTLLYSTVLFLFCAAFSIAQNVPKPEDVFGFKLGADYKLADYSQIEDYLMKLDNASSRVKMQEIGETVLGRKMYIVFVSSEENLAQLDKWKDISTKLARVQVGEQEAVKLSEEGKAIVWVDGGIHSTELAGTQVTPEMAYTLATSETEEMKKIRNNVITIIMPNMNPDGLDIVADWYRKNLGTPYETSRPPILYHYYMGHDNNRDWFMNNLPETYNVTKILYNEWYPQIVFNHHQTSPSWTKISIPPYADPVNPRIHPAITSGVSEVGSAMSKRFSLENMPGAIADNFYTMFWNGGARTVPYYHNMIGILTETGHASPTPRYYDPEKLPKTVAGGTPTDGTDIMYPDPWKGGESHFRDAVDYMLTATWATLDLAADRKSNYLYNIYKMGKSSVDKGKTEGLYAYIIGKEQWDSFEAVNLVNVLLRGGIEVQRATKDFTVNGVEYEKGSYLIYTAQAFRPYLLDLMEKQNYPTRFQYPGGPPDTPYDLAGWTLPMQMGIEVAKIEKPFKAPTEKVSGLVNYYEGTLNRNGSFGYALNVNTNASVIATNKILKAGGTAHKSMTEFKAGKKTFPAGSYIVSGDKELMESLADEFGLEFTGLSAKPEVQLKKIHLPKVGLYKSWVANMDEGWTRFIMDEYEFDMDTLHDADIKTKDLSQYDAIIIPSQRASSILHGHNTMSMPEKFTGGIGLKGTLALSNYVEEGGTLIAFDAASDFVIEQFGLPLRDAVKGADNNDFFIPGSLIKAGVDTSHPLAFGMKDTVAVSFNRSRAFTINKQRKTGEGGKEDIKDAPAPEVEVIVNYAAKDLLMSGWAMGEDRYIAKKPAMVKAKYGKGAAILFAFRPQFRAQPRGTYKLIFNAIYEGASE
- a CDS encoding sulfite exporter TauE/SafE family protein; translated protein: MLLSAFSDISVTAWAMAATAAFLMGVSKAGLKGMSIFNVTLMALAFGSRASTGLFIPLLIVGDVFAVVYYNRHTQWKYIIKFIPWMILGILAGVFIGKDLPEREFKWGMVVVIFISLGMLIWWDRRKSKKVPTHWLFSGSMGVLAGICTMIGNLAGAFTNIFFLAMRLPKNEFVGTAAWLFFITNLFKLPFHVFVWKTISADSLLINLRLLPAIGGGLILGVFLVKKINEKNYKRFILIVTAIGAVAILFK
- a CDS encoding sodium:solute symporter family protein, with the protein product MKLELLDYIIIFGFFALVLFIGIYVSKTSGKNTAEYFLSGRSMPWWLLGFSMVATTFSTDTPNLVTDFVRTDGVSGNWGWWAFLLTGLLTVFVYAKLWRKSNVATDMEFYDLRYGGKPAHFLRGFRSLYLGVVFNVMAMSAVTLAAIKIGQVMLGLEPVETVLIGGTVTVVFSAIGGFRGVVYTDFILFFVAMGGAIGAAVYLVNMPEVGGLDNILANTQVQEKMSILPDFSDTDALISLLIIPLAVQWWSAWYPGGEPGGGGYIAQRMLAAKNENHAIGATFFFNILHYALRPWPWILVALASIVVFPDLESIRQAFPDVPENILKNDLAYSAMLTMLPTGLLGLVLASLGAAYMSTISTHLNWGSSYIVNDFYKQQVNKKASEKELVNVGRISTVVLMVLSSLFALELSNATQLFDIIIMFGAGTGLIFLLRWFWWRINAWSEIVAMFSSGIISIVFWQYEDVLFLSDGAPFPTWSKFPLVVLITTILWLATTFLTKPEENKVLYRFYKTTKPGGPGWKKLHEEAKAEGISLDDENVKWSVPSGVLAMIVGCILVYGCLFATGNWIYGNYPLAMGLSILVLVATFILLRIWRGMKNVF